In one window of Photobacterium leiognathi DNA:
- the truA gene encoding tRNA pseudouridine(38-40) synthase TruA has product MRIALGVEYDGAKYYGWQRQRDVDSVQERLEKALSKVANQPIEVFCAGRTDAGVHGTGQVVHFDVNIDRKMVAWTMGANANLPKDIAVRWATEVSEDFHARFTATARRYRYIIFNNALRPAILGTGVSHYHGHLDEKKMHEAGQYLLGENDFTSFRAVHCQSRSPWRNLMHLKVTRQGDFVIIDIKANAFVHHMVRNITGSLIKVGKGEEKPEWIKWLLEQKDRTLAGATAKAEGLYLVDVDYPQEHNLPRVPLGPLFLAD; this is encoded by the coding sequence ATGCGAATAGCTTTAGGTGTAGAGTACGATGGTGCCAAGTATTATGGCTGGCAACGCCAACGTGATGTAGATAGTGTACAAGAGCGTTTGGAAAAAGCTCTCTCTAAAGTTGCAAACCAGCCCATTGAAGTGTTCTGTGCAGGGCGCACCGACGCTGGCGTGCACGGTACAGGCCAAGTTGTTCACTTTGATGTCAATATTGATCGTAAAATGGTGGCATGGACCATGGGGGCGAATGCAAACCTACCTAAAGATATTGCTGTACGTTGGGCAACAGAAGTCAGTGAAGACTTCCATGCTCGTTTCACGGCAACAGCACGTCGTTACCGTTATATCATTTTCAATAATGCGCTGCGTCCGGCTATCTTAGGTACTGGTGTGAGCCATTATCATGGTCACCTTGATGAGAAGAAAATGCATGAAGCGGGTCAGTATCTTTTAGGTGAGAATGACTTTACGTCATTCCGCGCTGTGCATTGTCAATCTCGTAGCCCATGGCGTAATTTAATGCACCTGAAAGTAACGCGCCAAGGTGATTTCGTGATCATTGATATCAAAGCAAATGCGTTTGTTCACCATATGGTACGCAATATCACAGGTAGCTTGATCAAAGTCGGTAAGGGTGAAGAGAAACCAGAATGGATCAAATGGTTACTCGAGCAAAAAGATCGCACATTAGCAGGCGCAACAGCAAAAGCGGAAGGCTTGTATTTAGTGGATGTTGACTACCCGCAAGAGCACAATTTACCTCGAGTTCCGTTAGGACCATTATTCTTAGCTGATTGA
- the accD gene encoding acetyl-CoA carboxylase, carboxyltransferase subunit beta produces MSWLEKILTKSNIVSSRKVSIPEGVWTKCTSCDQVLYHADLERNLEVCPKCDHHMRMKARRRLETFLDADTQVEIAAELEPQDKLKFRDSKKYKDRLSAAQKATGEKDALVAMKGDLLGLPVVACAFEFSFMGGSMGSVVGAKFVRAVDAAIENNCPLICFSASGGARMQEALMSLMQMAKTSAALERLSAKGLPFFSVLTDPTMGGVSASLAMLGDINIGEPKALIGFAGQRVIEQTVREKLPEGFQRSEFLLEHGAIDMIVDRREMRQRIAGLVAKMTNQASPLVVSVDSKPVEIEAKVEAENSENA; encoded by the coding sequence ATGAGCTGGCTTGAAAAGATTCTAACTAAAAGCAACATTGTCTCTTCACGAAAAGTGTCGATTCCTGAGGGCGTTTGGACGAAATGTACCTCTTGTGATCAAGTACTGTACCATGCAGATCTTGAACGCAATCTAGAGGTGTGCCCTAAGTGTGATCATCACATGCGTATGAAAGCACGTCGTCGTCTTGAAACTTTCCTTGACGCTGATACGCAAGTTGAGATTGCCGCAGAGCTAGAGCCTCAAGATAAGCTTAAATTCCGCGATTCTAAAAAATACAAAGATCGCTTATCTGCAGCACAAAAAGCAACAGGCGAGAAAGACGCATTAGTGGCAATGAAAGGTGACTTACTTGGTCTACCTGTTGTTGCATGTGCTTTTGAATTCTCATTCATGGGCGGCTCAATGGGCTCGGTTGTGGGTGCTAAGTTTGTCCGTGCTGTTGATGCTGCGATTGAAAATAACTGCCCATTAATTTGCTTCTCAGCAAGTGGCGGTGCACGTATGCAAGAAGCGCTAATGTCGTTGATGCAAATGGCAAAAACAAGTGCTGCACTTGAGCGTTTATCTGCAAAAGGTTTACCGTTCTTCTCTGTACTGACAGATCCAACAATGGGGGGTGTATCAGCATCTCTTGCCATGCTTGGTGATATCAACATTGGTGAGCCTAAAGCATTAATTGGTTTTGCAGGTCAACGTGTTATCGAGCAAACAGTGCGTGAGAAGCTACCTGAAGGTTTCCAACGTAGCGAGTTCCTACTAGAACACGGTGCAATTGATATGATTGTTGATCGCCGTGAAATGCGTCAGCGAATTGCAGGCTTAGTTGCGAAAATGACTAACCAAGCTTCTCCACTTGTCGTCTCTGTAGATAGCAAGCCAGTAGAAATTGAAGCGAAAGTTGAAGCTGAAAATTCAGAAAACGCATAA
- the folC gene encoding bifunctional tetrahydrofolate synthase/dihydrofolate synthase — MSGLMAPQATASLSIWLKYLEELHTSAIDLGLDRVKAVGQKAELLKPAPCVITVAGTNGKGSTCAMLEAILIEAGYKVGVYSSPHLVRYNERVRINNQELDDSEHTKAFASVEAARGDISLSLFEFGTLSALTLFKTHQVDVVVLEVGLGGRLDATNIVDHDVSVITSLAIDHVDWLGDNIDVIGYEKAGIFRSGKPAICGKPHPPATVPAHADDIGAELYQVGYQFEYQIEDNHWNWQCGAFDLTQLPLPNLPLPNAATALMALGAAELDISEENIINGLKKAQLPGRMQRVSEQPLIIMDVAHNPHSAEYFANQLSKIKQKEGKNKIHAVVAMLHDKDIASTIAAMRDTVDDWYPASLTGPRAATAEEILQHLPANCVGFDKPESAFDQALTQAGEDDMVIVFGSFYTVGQITSHLS, encoded by the coding sequence ATGTCAGGATTGATGGCACCACAAGCGACAGCCTCGCTTTCAATATGGCTGAAATACCTTGAGGAATTACATACTAGCGCGATAGATCTAGGGTTAGATCGCGTTAAAGCGGTTGGGCAAAAAGCTGAGTTATTAAAACCAGCTCCTTGTGTGATTACTGTTGCTGGTACTAATGGAAAAGGCTCAACCTGTGCCATGCTAGAGGCTATCTTGATTGAAGCAGGTTATAAGGTTGGTGTTTATAGCTCTCCTCATCTTGTACGTTATAACGAGCGCGTTCGCATCAATAACCAAGAATTAGACGATAGTGAGCACACTAAAGCTTTTGCCAGTGTTGAAGCTGCACGTGGTGATATCAGTTTGAGCCTGTTTGAGTTTGGTACATTATCTGCGCTGACACTATTTAAAACCCATCAGGTGGATGTGGTGGTATTAGAAGTCGGTTTAGGTGGCCGTTTAGATGCAACCAATATTGTTGATCACGATGTTAGTGTGATCACTAGCCTTGCCATTGATCATGTTGATTGGCTTGGTGACAATATTGATGTGATTGGCTATGAAAAAGCAGGTATTTTCCGCTCTGGTAAGCCTGCGATTTGTGGTAAGCCTCACCCGCCCGCAACAGTACCTGCGCATGCCGATGATATTGGCGCAGAGTTATATCAAGTGGGTTATCAGTTTGAATACCAGATTGAAGATAACCACTGGAATTGGCAGTGCGGTGCATTTGATTTGACACAGCTACCGTTACCGAATCTGCCTCTTCCTAATGCGGCAACAGCACTAATGGCATTAGGTGCTGCAGAGCTGGATATTTCTGAAGAAAACATTATTAATGGTTTGAAGAAAGCGCAATTACCGGGGCGCATGCAGCGAGTGAGTGAGCAACCATTAATCATTATGGACGTAGCACACAACCCGCATTCTGCTGAATACTTTGCGAATCAACTAAGCAAAATTAAACAGAAAGAAGGTAAGAATAAAATCCATGCTGTGGTTGCAATGTTACATGATAAAGATATTGCTTCTACTATTGCTGCAATGAGAGACACGGTTGATGATTGGTACCCTGCATCACTAACAGGGCCAAGAGCGGCAACCGCTGAAGAGATATTGCAACATTTACCAGCAAACTGTGTAGGTTTTGATAAGCCTGAATCGGCATTTGACCAAGCCCTAACACAGGCTGGTGAGGATGATATGGTAATCGTCTTTGGCTCGTTTTACACTGTCGGCCAGATTACGAGTCATTTAAGTTAA